The candidate division KSB1 bacterium DNA window CTTTTTACCGGCCAATGGGCCGATCTGCCTTTGGAAATCATGTGCCAAAAAGCGGCCGAATTCGGCTACGACGGCTTGGAGCTGGCCTGCTGGGGCGACCATTTCGATGTGTTTAAGGGCGCCGAGAGCGTGGCCTACTGCGAAGAAAAGAAAAAACTGCTGGCCAAGTACGGTTTGAAAACTTGGGCGATCAGCAATCATCTTGCCGGTCAATTGATCTGCGACCCGAACAACGACAAACGTTCGGACGGTTTTGCGCCGGCCGACTGCGCCGGCGATCCGGAAAAGAAACGCCAATTCGGCATCAAGTCCATGAAAGCGGCGGCCAAGGCGGCCAAAAACCTGGGCGTCAAGGTGGTGCCCGGGTTTACCGGCTCGCCGATCTGGCACTATCTCTACTCTTTCCCGCCGAACGACTGGAAAGAGATCGAAGCCGGTTACGAGCGCTTTGCCGAACTGTTCCTGCCGATCCTCGACGAGTTCAAAGCCAACGGCGTCAAGTTTGCGCTCGAGGTACATCCGACGGAAATTGCTTACGACATTCCGACTACGCACAAGGCGCTCAAGGCGATCAATTATCACGAAGCGTTCGGCTTTAACTTTGATCCCAGCCATCTGCAGTGGCAGGGTATCGATCCGGTTCGCTTTTTGGATGAATTCGGCGACCGCGTCTACCATGTGCACATGAAGGACTGCGTTGTGCTGCTCAACGGCAGCAACGGTATTTTGGGTTCGCACCTCAATTTCGGCGAGCCGGGGCGCGGCTGGGAATTTTGCTCCCTCGGCCGCGGCGACGTCGATTTCGAGGCGATCATCCGCAAACTCAACAAGCTCGGCTACGATGGCCCGCTCAGCGTCGAATGGGAAGATCCGTTTATGGACCGCGAATTCGGCGCCAAGGATGCCTGCGATTATCTTAAAACTCTCAATTATCCGGTACCGGCAGGGGTCTTCGACGAGGCGTTTACAAAGAAAAAATAATATAGAAAACGCCCAAAGTCGGGCAGACTTTGGGCGTTTTCCGCATCAAGGGGGTATACCATCAATCCTTTCTC harbors:
- a CDS encoding sugar phosphate isomerase/epimerase, whose amino-acid sequence is MPRPITLFTGQWADLPLEIMCQKAAEFGYDGLELACWGDHFDVFKGAESVAYCEEKKKLLAKYGLKTWAISNHLAGQLICDPNNDKRSDGFAPADCAGDPEKKRQFGIKSMKAAAKAAKNLGVKVVPGFTGSPIWHYLYSFPPNDWKEIEAGYERFAELFLPILDEFKANGVKFALEVHPTEIAYDIPTTHKALKAINYHEAFGFNFDPSHLQWQGIDPVRFLDEFGDRVYHVHMKDCVVLLNGSNGILGSHLNFGEPGRGWEFCSLGRGDVDFEAIIRKLNKLGYDGPLSVEWEDPFMDREFGAKDACDYLKTLNYPVPAGVFDEAFTKKK